A region of Cardinium endosymbiont of Sogatella furcifera DNA encodes the following proteins:
- the lpdA gene encoding dihydrolipoyl dehydrogenase, which yields MSQEYDLIVIGSGPGGYVAAIRAAQLGMHVAVVEQEALGGVCLNWGCIPTKALLKSAQVFDYVHHAAAYGIEVTHANPNFEAIMQRSRTVSATMSQGIHHLFKKHKITILAGRGKLLPHGTVSVTTSAGTTPLYRAPHIILATGARSRQLPQLPIDGVHVMGYREALARTTQPASIVIVGGGAIGCEFAYFYHTIGTKVTLVEYSPYLLPLEDEAVSKQVIKSFTKKGMEVYTATEVTKVEVMQASSRVHMATQSGLLQIESDLVLAAVGVQPNIENIGLEENGILMEGGKVVVDPYYRTSCNGVYAIGDLVKGPALAHVASAEGIVCVEKIAGLTPDPLDYNNLPSCTYLQPEVASVGYTEKAAKEAGYKVKVGTFPFSASGKAHAAGAPEGFVKVIFDAEYGEWLGAHMVGAHVTEMIAEVVVARKLETTAYEIQNSTHPHPTMSEAIMEAVAAAYGEVIHL from the coding sequence ATGTCTCAGGAATATGATCTTATTGTAATCGGAAGTGGGCCAGGTGGTTATGTAGCCGCTATTAGAGCCGCTCAGTTGGGGATGCATGTTGCGGTTGTAGAGCAAGAAGCACTTGGTGGTGTTTGTCTCAACTGGGGTTGTATTCCTACAAAAGCATTATTAAAAAGCGCTCAGGTCTTTGACTATGTGCACCATGCGGCAGCTTATGGTATTGAGGTAACTCATGCCAATCCCAACTTTGAGGCTATTATGCAGCGGAGCCGTACCGTGTCGGCTACTATGAGCCAAGGCATCCATCATCTTTTTAAAAAGCATAAAATCACCATTTTAGCAGGGCGTGGCAAATTACTGCCTCATGGCACCGTTTCTGTTACCACATCGGCAGGTACAACCCCTCTCTACCGTGCGCCACATATCATCTTAGCAACGGGTGCAAGAAGTCGTCAGTTGCCCCAACTGCCTATCGATGGCGTCCATGTTATGGGCTATAGAGAAGCATTGGCACGTACGACGCAACCCGCCTCTATAGTGATTGTAGGCGGGGGGGCTATTGGTTGTGAATTCGCTTATTTTTACCATACGATAGGCACAAAAGTTACTCTGGTGGAATATAGCCCCTATCTATTGCCTTTAGAAGATGAAGCCGTATCCAAACAAGTGATTAAATCTTTTACAAAAAAAGGTATGGAAGTCTATACGGCTACAGAGGTTACCAAAGTGGAAGTGATGCAAGCCTCTTCTAGAGTACATATGGCTACCCAATCAGGCCTTTTACAGATAGAAAGTGACTTGGTGCTTGCTGCTGTTGGCGTGCAGCCTAATATAGAAAACATCGGCTTAGAGGAAAATGGCATTCTTATGGAAGGAGGGAAAGTTGTAGTAGATCCCTATTATAGGACCAGTTGTAATGGGGTTTATGCGATTGGCGATCTCGTCAAAGGGCCCGCTTTAGCTCATGTAGCATCGGCAGAAGGCATTGTTTGTGTAGAAAAAATCGCAGGTCTTACACCAGATCCATTGGATTACAATAATCTACCCTCTTGCACCTACCTACAACCTGAAGTAGCTTCTGTAGGTTATACAGAAAAAGCTGCAAAAGAGGCTGGTTATAAGGTTAAAGTAGGTACTTTTCCATTTTCTGCCTCTGGCAAAGCACATGCAGCTGGTGCACCAGAAGGCTTTGTAAAAGTGATTTTTGATGCCGAGTATGGAGAATGGTTGGGTGCACATATGGTTGGGGCCCATGTTACAGAAATGATTGCAGAGGTGGTGGTCGCACGTAAACTGGAAACAACTGCCTATGAGATCCAAAATAGTACCCATCCCCATCCGACTATGTCCGAAGCCATTATGGAAGCAGTAGCTGCTGCCTATGGAGAAGTGATTCATCTTTGA
- a CDS encoding ankyrin repeat domain-containing protein encodes MCKNNKQFRFIAPIYIGSLLLWTISCSRHLPVTASHSGGEWIGGCCHLDDPCRVKDLGNRVDQLDWSNVDLCKVTNQKTVFCETIDSYDIDQLNALLTYLKRDPVKYPYDKVIYLIAGCGSKKIKGMRMSLLFRSVFKQDLDIIDLLFETLSYYDLNACAQAFFIPFGAGKYTMLHQAVESSNLETVMCLIAHYIETKKKQGVEPSVLSNSLIEVLNIKNAINETPLDLAFGTYHLSFVENSAMIQYLAAYGDPLSQIDLGDKSALYAAAKRGNGTQLPIMIDAIRAGSKKMYDRKDIDMVRKIVNCVDKDGRTLLYYTVLNRNYDAVAYLMALGANCTWFDKNGVSPLFIAIVYGDLHMVQLLLDKKFPANASLQVDINNKGRDGLTPLNFSIKPKQSVVLMPILLLRNKHRRYKVLKNNMDDGWDHVAIGHSNAQIVAALLDAGAHPLIPNNLGQTPLHLAVESNSVCLVELLLEAGSSALLRDCKGYTPLDIAVRQIRVRASKAYDKGHMLSIIVKMLGAAIRIKNVGVDQSCLMRIYKEVMSAYQHDNHKRSRHVWEASMADLFQRYGLSTYTTTQLKGTKRRCDAHPGLIDPTKRRKRNSVQASDGSSSGRMQGAKRPKQSQSNAVSFLDMPHAVSVDGTDLLP; translated from the coding sequence ATGTGCAAAAATAATAAACAGTTCCGCTTCATAGCGCCTATTTACATAGGAAGCCTATTATTATGGACTATATCCTGTAGTAGACATCTTCCTGTTACTGCAAGCCATTCTGGTGGTGAATGGATAGGAGGATGTTGCCATCTGGATGATCCGTGTAGGGTAAAAGATCTAGGTAACCGTGTAGATCAGTTGGATTGGTCTAACGTTGATCTGTGTAAGGTTACAAACCAGAAGACTGTCTTTTGTGAAACAATAGACAGCTATGATATAGATCAGTTAAACGCACTGCTTACATACCTTAAACGTGACCCTGTAAAATACCCTTATGATAAGGTCATATATTTAATAGCTGGTTGTGGAAGCAAAAAAATAAAAGGGATGCGCATGTCTCTGTTGTTTAGGAGTGTGTTTAAACAGGATCTAGATATAATAGATCTATTGTTTGAAACACTATCTTATTATGACTTAAACGCATGTGCGCAAGCTTTTTTCATACCATTTGGTGCTGGAAAATACACCATGTTGCATCAAGCGGTAGAATCATCCAACTTAGAAACAGTAATGTGCTTAATAGCGCATTATATCGAAACTAAAAAAAAGCAAGGGGTTGAGCCTTCTGTTCTATCAAATAGTCTAATAGAGGTTTTAAATATCAAAAATGCAATCAACGAAACACCACTGGATCTCGCATTTGGTACCTATCATTTAAGTTTTGTAGAAAATTCAGCTATGATACAATATTTGGCAGCGTATGGGGATCCTTTGTCTCAAATAGACTTGGGGGATAAGTCTGCGTTGTATGCTGCTGCCAAGCGTGGTAATGGCACCCAGTTACCAATTATGATCGATGCCATAAGAGCCGGATCAAAAAAGATGTATGACCGAAAAGATATAGATATGGTGCGCAAGATTGTCAATTGCGTAGATAAAGATGGCCGCACCTTGTTATATTATACGGTGCTAAACCGCAACTATGATGCAGTCGCGTACCTCATGGCACTAGGTGCCAACTGCACATGGTTCGATAAAAATGGGGTCTCTCCGCTTTTTATAGCTATTGTGTATGGGGATCTACATATGGTACAATTGTTATTGGATAAAAAATTTCCCGCGAATGCATCGCTACAGGTGGATATAAATAACAAAGGTAGAGATGGGTTAACACCGCTGAATTTTTCCATTAAGCCTAAACAAAGTGTAGTGCTCATGCCAATACTGCTGTTGCGCAATAAGCATCGAAGATATAAGGTATTAAAAAATAATATGGATGATGGATGGGATCATGTTGCTATAGGGCATAGCAATGCTCAGATTGTTGCTGCTTTGTTGGATGCTGGTGCGCATCCTTTGATACCCAATAATTTGGGTCAGACGCCCCTGCATCTAGCCGTGGAGTCGAACAGCGTATGTTTGGTAGAGCTGCTTCTAGAGGCTGGGAGCAGTGCGTTATTAAGAGATTGTAAAGGCTATACGCCTTTAGATATAGCCGTGCGGCAGATCCGTGTGCGCGCTTCGAAAGCTTATGATAAGGGCCATATGCTTAGTATAATTGTAAAAATGTTAGGTGCAGCTATACGTATAAAAAACGTTGGGGTAGATCAAAGTTGTTTGATGCGTATATACAAAGAGGTTATGTCGGCTTACCAACATGATAACCACAAACGTTCGCGGCATGTATGGGAAGCATCAATGGCGGATCTGTTCCAAAGATATGGCCTCTCAACGTACACCACCACGCAACTTAAGGGTACAAAAAGGCGATGCGATGCGCATCCAGGGCTTATTGACCCTACTAAAAGGCGTAAGCGAAACAGTGTTCAGGCCTCTGATGGTTCATCAAGTGGACGTATGCAGGGAGCGAAGCGGCCTAAGCAATCTCAGTCAAATGCAGTTTCTTTTTTAGATATGCCCCATGCTGTAAGTGTGGACGGAACAGATCTACTGCCTTAG
- a CDS encoding potassium/proton antiporter — protein MHLVPESLLIAGSFLLFLSIVITKLSTRLGIPALIIFLLVGMAAGHEQLGGIDFHNPIAAQLLGAITLSLILFTGGIETEYKHIRPILWNGILLATVGILITTFSVGLFVWGMTTLWGGSMQFTLLEGLLMGSIVASTDAAAVFAIIRAKNMHLKANLSPMLELESGSNDTMAWFLMFLFRTLLLTNQVISPMEAIWIFIQEMVVGGVAGLLVGKIMLVLLDNLRLANRSLYPGLMLAVVIFTYSATHFFHGNAFLAVYLVGLILGNKDFPHKKSIIQFCQGVSWLMQIIMFIMLGLLVYPGKLIPIAGIGLLLSIFLMFIARPLSVFISLFFSKTLHLKHKIFISWVGLRGAVPIVFATYPLLDNIHQADVIYHIVFFVVLTSILFQGTTLSPLAKWLQLEAPKLEPHEPTIQLSKDVDSALIEVIVPQDSPAIGKKIVQLSFPENVLIVLIKRNGVYVIPRGDTVIIAFDLLMIMAEKKQAIHLIKEQLGIVH, from the coding sequence ATGCATTTAGTTCCAGAAAGCTTGCTTATTGCCGGTTCTTTTTTACTCTTCTTGAGCATTGTCATTACCAAGCTATCTACCCGGTTAGGCATTCCAGCGTTGATTATTTTTTTATTAGTAGGCATGGCGGCAGGCCATGAACAGTTGGGCGGTATTGATTTTCATAATCCTATAGCCGCTCAGTTGCTCGGCGCTATTACCTTGAGTTTGATTCTTTTTACAGGGGGTATAGAAACCGAGTACAAACATATACGGCCCATTCTTTGGAATGGTATACTACTGGCAACTGTAGGTATTCTCATTACCACGTTTAGTGTGGGCCTATTTGTTTGGGGCATGACAACCCTCTGGGGAGGTAGCATGCAATTTACCCTGTTGGAAGGTCTGTTGATGGGTTCAATTGTGGCTTCTACAGATGCAGCTGCTGTTTTTGCAATCATTCGGGCGAAGAACATGCATCTTAAGGCCAATCTGAGTCCCATGCTAGAACTGGAGTCGGGTAGCAATGATACCATGGCTTGGTTTTTGATGTTTTTATTTAGAACGCTGCTGCTTACCAACCAAGTCATTAGCCCTATGGAGGCCATTTGGATCTTTATTCAAGAGATGGTTGTAGGTGGCGTAGCTGGCCTTTTAGTTGGTAAAATCATGTTGGTATTGCTGGACAACCTTCGTTTGGCTAACCGTTCCCTTTACCCTGGTTTGATGCTAGCTGTGGTTATTTTTACCTATTCAGCGACCCATTTTTTCCATGGCAATGCCTTTCTTGCTGTTTACCTGGTTGGATTGATCTTAGGCAATAAGGATTTCCCACATAAAAAAAGCATCATTCAATTCTGCCAAGGCGTTTCTTGGTTGATGCAGATCATAATGTTTATTATGCTTGGGCTATTGGTTTACCCTGGTAAACTCATACCTATAGCTGGTATTGGCCTATTGCTTTCCATCTTTTTAATGTTCATAGCTCGTCCATTGAGTGTATTTATTTCATTGTTTTTTTCTAAAACATTACATTTAAAACATAAGATTTTTATTTCTTGGGTAGGCCTTAGAGGGGCTGTTCCGATTGTATTTGCTACCTATCCGTTGTTAGATAACATTCACCAAGCAGATGTGATCTACCATATTGTTTTTTTTGTTGTGCTCACCTCTATCTTGTTTCAAGGCACGACGCTTTCGCCACTTGCCAAGTGGCTACAATTAGAAGCCCCAAAGTTGGAACCTCATGAACCTACCATTCAATTATCCAAAGATGTGGACAGTGCATTAATAGAAGTCATTGTTCCCCAAGACTCTCCTGCTATTGGTAAAAAAATAGTTCAGTTGAGCTTTCCAGAAAATGTATTGATTGTCCTTATAAAACGCAATGGCGTCTATGTTATTCCCAGAGGTGATACCGTCATTATTGCCTTTGACTTGCTGATGATTATGGCAGAAAAAAAACAGGCCATTCATCTTATAAAGGAGCAGTTGGGTATAGTACATTAG
- a CDS encoding enoyl-CoA hydratase/isomerase family protein, translating into MEKTESLQSNLEDGILTITFKASSFTLTDKRLTELRNVIQDVYDDDTIEGVIITGEGEEIFSLGTEVAELLKLSELNARKFAEHGQEVLAFIENCPKPILAAINGYAFGAGFELALACHFRFASENAVFAFPEIACGVIPGFGGTQRLTQLLGKTKALEYLMTGKRMGAEDAERMGLVSEVVSYKEEMLKKAKKWLTAIVNNADLALGMLVTCVNAAENPDENGFQTEANGFANCFKAADIKEQLMKIADKKVLLEIK; encoded by the coding sequence ATGGAAAAAACAGAATCATTACAAAGTAATCTAGAAGATGGTATTTTAACCATTACCTTTAAGGCTAGCTCCTTTACTTTAACAGATAAAAGGCTTACTGAATTGCGTAATGTTATTCAAGATGTCTATGACGATGACACTATAGAGGGCGTAATTATTACTGGGGAAGGAGAAGAGATCTTTTCCTTAGGAACAGAGGTTGCTGAACTACTCAAGTTAAGTGAATTGAATGCAAGAAAGTTTGCAGAACATGGTCAAGAGGTATTGGCTTTTATAGAAAATTGTCCTAAGCCTATTTTAGCTGCTATTAATGGATATGCTTTCGGTGCTGGATTTGAGTTGGCATTGGCTTGCCATTTTCGGTTTGCTTCTGAGAATGCTGTTTTTGCCTTCCCAGAAATTGCTTGTGGGGTTATTCCTGGTTTTGGCGGTACACAGCGACTGACCCAATTATTGGGTAAGACGAAAGCATTGGAGTACCTCATGACCGGTAAGCGTATGGGAGCAGAAGATGCAGAGCGCATGGGCTTGGTGAGTGAGGTGGTAAGTTATAAGGAAGAGATGCTTAAAAAGGCTAAAAAATGGCTTACCGCTATTGTCAATAATGCAGATTTGGCACTGGGCATGTTGGTAACTTGTGTAAACGCCGCTGAAAACCCAGATGAAAATGGTTTTCAAACAGAAGCCAATGGCTTTGCCAACTGTTTTAAAGCAGCAGATATTAAAGAACAACTCATGAAGATTGCAGATAAAAAAGTGCTGCTAGAAATCAAATAA
- a CDS encoding sodium:solute symporter family protein: protein MLFDLPLLIVIVFLLATSAVACYATRGSGTTFRAYAVGNRVFSTANLVATILATYYGGATLMSYVTQFSDGLFWVSWRIFGVMAAFFTLSWLGMHMSKFIYHISMPETMGRVYGKYPRMITALLSLCYSTVVIAMQIRIMCRGINICIDSASPLAITLLATFMLVTYALFGGIRAVVLTDIWQFITFSTVIALLAWFMFIQTDASFGETITFAATQKNFGLGHLFLYNRKSVAILRYLATMVNCIEPAYIQNVYMASSPPQAKKMFLYAGIAGFVIMICFSLVGLFVFAWVPQNLSGMEIWHYIIAHTSPWLKGIICTCLLAVTMSTADSRLHICSIMISYDIFPNILPVRFRKKISSVHHYRIAHVAILVVAILAIPLALSSSYYIVEKVALWYNRWYVPVVVAPFVLAVLGFRSASHTALAGMVAGALSVLAWRKWIFPLLGTNDGVFPCMVVNGLVMLVVHRLWPRSKEVEEPGDGVCKSM, encoded by the coding sequence ATGTTATTTGATCTTCCATTACTTATAGTAATTGTTTTTTTATTAGCTACTTCAGCAGTAGCGTGTTATGCTACTAGAGGAAGCGGTACTACCTTTCGTGCCTATGCTGTAGGCAATAGGGTGTTTTCTACTGCTAATTTAGTGGCTACTATATTGGCCACTTATTATGGCGGGGCTACGCTGATGAGTTATGTAACCCAATTCTCTGATGGACTCTTCTGGGTCAGTTGGCGGATTTTTGGTGTTATGGCTGCTTTTTTTACGCTTAGTTGGCTCGGTATGCATATGTCCAAGTTTATCTATCATATCTCAATGCCAGAGACCATGGGGCGGGTATATGGCAAGTATCCAAGGATGATTACCGCTTTATTGAGTCTGTGTTACTCTACTGTTGTGATTGCGATGCAAATTCGTATTATGTGCCGGGGGATAAATATATGCATCGATTCAGCTAGTCCATTAGCTATTACCCTCTTGGCTACTTTTATGTTGGTGACCTATGCACTATTTGGTGGTATTCGTGCCGTTGTCTTAACGGATATATGGCAGTTTATCACCTTTTCTACGGTTATTGCCCTCTTAGCATGGTTTATGTTTATACAAACAGATGCTTCATTTGGTGAAACCATTACTTTTGCAGCCACTCAAAAAAATTTTGGCTTGGGTCATTTGTTCCTTTATAACAGAAAGTCAGTAGCTATATTGCGCTATCTAGCTACTATGGTCAACTGTATAGAACCTGCTTATATACAAAATGTCTATATGGCTTCTAGTCCTCCCCAAGCAAAAAAAATGTTCTTATATGCGGGTATAGCTGGTTTTGTTATAATGATATGTTTCTCATTAGTTGGTTTGTTTGTTTTTGCATGGGTGCCACAAAATCTATCAGGGATGGAGATTTGGCATTACATCATTGCACATACTTCTCCTTGGTTAAAAGGAATCATTTGTACTTGTTTACTAGCTGTTACGATGTCCACAGCTGACTCTAGGCTCCATATCTGTTCGATTATGATCAGCTATGATATATTCCCTAATATATTGCCGGTGCGTTTTAGAAAAAAAATTTCTTCTGTGCATCATTATAGGATAGCGCATGTAGCGATCTTGGTTGTGGCGATCTTGGCCATTCCGTTGGCCCTTAGTAGTAGCTATTATATCGTAGAAAAGGTAGCGCTATGGTATAACCGTTGGTATGTGCCTGTAGTCGTGGCGCCATTTGTTTTAGCTGTTTTAGGCTTTCGTAGTGCGTCACATACTGCTTTAGCCGGTATGGTTGCAGGTGCGCTATCTGTTTTGGCTTGGCGGAAGTGGATTTTTCCCCTATTGGGTACCAATGATGGCGTCTTTCCTTGTATGGTGGTCAATGGTTTAGTTATGTTAGTGGTACACCGGTTATGGCCCCGGTCAAAGGAGGTTGAAGAGCCAGGTGATGGTGTATGCAAATCAATGTAA
- the mnmE gene encoding tRNA uridine-5-carboxymethylaminomethyl(34) synthesis GTPase MnmE, with protein MYPNQDPIVALATPQGMSAIAVVRLSGKGVINIVNQLFHGSNLTQKASHTVHFGILKKGDTQIDEVLVSIFIAPHSFTREEAVEISCHGAPFIVTQLIELLVDQGVRIAEPGEFTKRAFLNGRFDLAQAEAVADLIAADSMLAHQTALHQMRGGFSTDLQALRKDLRHFAAMLALELDFSEEDVTFLERKELQTLADKLMQTLTRLIDSFQLGNVIKQGISVVIVGRPNVGKSTLLNALLQEERAIVSPIAGTTRDTIEGTLHLGGIRFRFVDTAGLREKPSDAIEAIGIERTKAQLNKACIVLYLVDLCHMTFQQAEADLVALGEVPLLKIGNKMDLAPPAALEDFKDYLCMAAQTGKGLNQLKGQLLQLVTQKPADGLATIVVNARHYDRLQKSRAALEAVMAGLAQQRSNELLVVDINQALYALGEITGEITTEEILGDIFSKFCIGK; from the coding sequence ATGTATCCTAACCAAGATCCTATTGTGGCACTCGCCACGCCACAAGGCATGAGCGCCATTGCAGTCGTGCGCCTATCTGGAAAGGGTGTAATTAACATCGTGAACCAGCTGTTTCATGGCAGTAACTTGACCCAAAAAGCCTCTCATACGGTTCATTTTGGCATCCTAAAAAAAGGGGATACCCAAATTGATGAAGTCCTAGTTTCCATTTTTATTGCGCCCCATTCCTTTACCAGGGAAGAGGCAGTAGAAATCTCTTGCCATGGTGCGCCTTTCATTGTCACACAATTAATAGAGCTGTTGGTAGACCAAGGTGTGCGCATAGCTGAACCGGGTGAATTCACCAAAAGGGCTTTTTTAAATGGCCGCTTTGACTTAGCCCAAGCAGAAGCGGTAGCAGATTTGATTGCAGCCGATAGCATGTTGGCCCACCAAACGGCCCTTCATCAAATGCGTGGGGGGTTTTCGACAGATTTACAAGCATTACGTAAAGACTTGCGCCATTTTGCAGCAATGTTGGCATTAGAACTAGATTTTTCCGAAGAAGATGTCACCTTTTTAGAGCGCAAGGAATTACAAACATTAGCGGATAAACTGATGCAAACTTTAACACGCCTGATCGATAGCTTTCAATTAGGTAACGTGATTAAACAAGGTATTTCCGTTGTGATTGTGGGCAGACCCAATGTAGGCAAATCAACCCTATTGAATGCATTATTACAAGAAGAACGGGCCATTGTTTCGCCTATAGCAGGTACTACGCGCGACACCATTGAGGGCACATTACACTTAGGAGGCATACGGTTTAGGTTTGTAGATACTGCTGGTTTACGCGAAAAGCCTTCGGATGCCATAGAAGCCATAGGCATCGAACGGACCAAAGCGCAACTCAACAAAGCTTGTATCGTACTCTACTTGGTGGATCTATGCCATATGACCTTTCAACAAGCAGAGGCTGATCTGGTTGCCTTAGGAGAGGTACCCCTACTGAAAATTGGCAATAAAATGGACCTTGCACCACCTGCTGCGCTAGAAGATTTTAAAGATTATTTGTGCATGGCTGCACAAACTGGTAAAGGGCTCAATCAACTTAAAGGGCAGCTTTTGCAATTGGTCACACAAAAACCTGCCGATGGGTTAGCCACTATTGTGGTCAATGCACGCCATTACGATCGATTACAAAAAAGTAGAGCAGCTTTAGAAGCTGTAATGGCAGGACTTGCGCAACAACGATCCAATGAATTACTGGTTGTAGATATCAACCAGGCACTATATGCACTGGGTGAAATTACAGGAGAGATTACCACAGAAGAGATTTTAGGAGACATTTTCTCTAAATTCTGCATTGGGAAATAA
- the truA gene encoding tRNA pseudouridine(38-40) synthase TruA: MRYFIYISYLGKGYSGWQIQKNGCAVQQVIEEALGKLLSRTIAISGSSRTDKGVHATQQVAHFDSITPIDPLHLIYRLNRILPSDISITAIRPVVEGAHARFDACHRRYAYTIITQKDPFYRDRAVWLHHTPPLALLNQIAGLFSVQADFEFFSKTTDATKSFICNIKEATWVAMDNKLVFYIQANRFLRGMVRTIVGTILKVATGKMDSTTVAQLIRQKPSTRPILTLMPPHGLTLVEVGYPETLFIKENVS; this comes from the coding sequence ATGCGTTATTTCATCTATATATCCTATCTGGGCAAGGGCTATAGTGGTTGGCAGATTCAAAAAAATGGATGTGCTGTACAACAAGTGATCGAAGAAGCACTTGGTAAACTCTTATCCAGGACGATTGCGATCTCAGGCAGCAGTCGAACGGATAAAGGGGTGCATGCCACACAACAGGTGGCCCATTTTGATTCCATAACGCCTATAGACCCGCTACATTTGATCTATAGGCTCAATAGGATTTTGCCATCTGATATCAGCATTACGGCCATTCGTCCAGTAGTAGAGGGTGCACATGCGCGTTTCGACGCATGCCATCGTAGATATGCCTATACCATCATTACACAAAAAGATCCTTTTTATAGAGATCGCGCAGTTTGGCTGCACCACACGCCACCGCTTGCCTTATTAAACCAGATTGCTGGTTTATTTTCTGTACAGGCTGATTTTGAATTTTTTAGCAAGACAACTGATGCAACCAAGAGTTTTATCTGCAACATAAAAGAAGCTACTTGGGTAGCAATGGACAACAAGCTTGTTTTTTACATACAAGCCAATCGCTTTTTAAGGGGTATGGTTCGAACGATTGTCGGTACCATCCTTAAAGTAGCGACTGGTAAAATGGATAGCACTACAGTAGCCCAACTGATTCGACAAAAACCCAGCACACGTCCTATACTTACCTTAATGCCACCACACGGCTTAACATTAGTGGAGGTAGGTTATCCAGAAACTTTATTTATAAAAGAAAATGTATCCTAA